One Haloarchaeobius amylolyticus DNA window includes the following coding sequences:
- a CDS encoding UPF0175 family protein, whose product MGRITGSYPDDLDLLIEGAVEAGVFGGKSDALREFVREYFENHENERIAAAVALYERERITLGDAARLAAVDRWTMRDILREHGVELRLGLADEDDAAYEVEAAKELEFDDEDSDDEESRAK is encoded by the coding sequence GACCTCGACCTCCTCATCGAAGGTGCTGTCGAGGCTGGAGTGTTTGGTGGCAAAAGCGATGCACTACGAGAGTTCGTCCGTGAATACTTCGAGAACCATGAGAACGAGCGCATCGCAGCTGCAGTTGCTCTCTACGAGCGCGAGCGAATCACGCTCGGCGATGCCGCGAGACTCGCTGCTGTCGACCGATGGACGATGCGTGACATCCTGCGAGAACACGGGGTCGAACTTCGCCTCGGACTCGCCGACGAAGACGACGCAGCCTACGAGGTAGAAGCAGCGAAAGAACTGGAATTCGATGATGAAGACTCGGATGACGAGGAGTCGCGTGCGAAATGA